The following proteins are co-located in the Microvirga ossetica genome:
- a CDS encoding tRNA (cytidine(34)-2'-O)-methyltransferase, which yields MPRLAIYQPDIPQNTGTMLRLSACLGVPVEIIEPAAFDVSDRNLRRSGMDYLHHATIARHISWRAFEAWRREAGGRLILATTRGAIPYADFAYRADDIVLVGRESAGVPDEVHQAADARVVVPMQAGMRSLNVAVTAAMILGEALRQTNAFPNPGPTESETTS from the coding sequence ATGCCCCGCCTCGCCATCTACCAGCCGGACATCCCGCAGAACACCGGCACCATGCTGCGCCTGTCCGCCTGCCTCGGCGTGCCGGTGGAGATCATCGAACCTGCGGCCTTCGACGTGTCGGACCGCAACCTGCGCCGTTCCGGCATGGATTATCTCCACCACGCGACGATCGCGCGGCACATCTCCTGGCGCGCCTTCGAGGCGTGGCGCCGTGAGGCGGGCGGGCGGCTGATCCTCGCCACCACCAGGGGCGCCATTCCTTATGCCGATTTCGCATACCGCGCGGACGACATCGTCCTGGTCGGACGGGAATCCGCCGGCGTGCCGGATGAGGTCCACCAGGCCGCCGATGCCAGGGTCGTGGTGCCGATGCAGGCCGGCATGCGATCCCTGAACGTCGCCGTGACCGCCGCCATGATCCTCGGCGAGGCATTGCGGCAGACGAACGCTTTTCCC
- the petA gene encoding ubiquinol-cytochrome c reductase iron-sulfur subunit, translating into MLESQVAETTTHVAEPTRRDFLYIATGAAAAVGGATLVWPFVQSLAPDAATVAAGAPVEVDLSPIAEGQIVKVFWRGKLIFVRHRTAEEIKAAEDVNVSSLRDPQADSARVKEGHAQWLIVYGNCTHLGCVPLGQQGEYHGWFCPCHGSVFDTSGRVRGGPAPINLPIPPYTFSSDTKIVIGQEATA; encoded by the coding sequence ATGCTGGAGAGCCAAGTGGCCGAGACCACCACTCATGTCGCTGAGCCGACACGGCGCGATTTCCTTTACATCGCCACGGGCGCGGCCGCCGCTGTCGGCGGAGCCACCCTCGTATGGCCCTTCGTCCAGTCCCTGGCGCCCGATGCGGCGACGGTGGCTGCCGGCGCTCCTGTCGAGGTCGACCTCTCTCCCATCGCCGAAGGGCAGATCGTGAAGGTCTTCTGGCGCGGCAAGCTGATCTTCGTTCGCCACCGCACGGCCGAGGAGATCAAGGCGGCCGAGGACGTGAACGTCTCCTCCCTGCGCGATCCGCAGGCCGACTCGGCCCGCGTCAAGGAAGGCCATGCCCAGTGGCTCATCGTTTACGGAAACTGCACCCATCTCGGCTGCGTCCCGCTCGGCCAGCAGGGCGAGTATCACGGCTGGTTCTGCCCGTGCCACGGCTCGGTGTTCGATACCTCCGGCCGCGTCCGCGGCGGCCCGGCGCCGATCAATCTGCCGATCCCGCCCTATACCTTCTCGTCCGACACGAAGATCGTGATCGGCCAAGAAGCCACGGCGTAA
- a CDS encoding cytochrome b, producing the protein MSQHSTTYVPKSAFGRWFESRLPIAGLVHSSFIAFPVPRNLTYFWTFGAILAVMLVSQIVTGVFLAMYYTPNAAMAFQSVEHIMRDVNYGWLLRYLHANGASMFFVAVYIHIFRNFYYGSYKAPREVLYILGVIIFLLMMATAFMGYVLPWGQMSFWGATVITNLFSAIPLVGDTIVSYLWGGYSVGNPTLNRFFSLHYLLPFMIVGVVALHIWALHVPGQNNPTGIPIKSGKDAVPFTPYATIKDIFAVVVFMLFFAYWVFYMPNYLGHADNYIPANPAVTPSHIVPEWYFLPFYAILRAIPDKLGGVIAMGAAIVIWCFMPWLDTSKVRSTAYRPLYKQFFWVFVAVCVVLGWLGSRPAEGWYVIASQICTVYYFAHFLIVLPVLGFVERPLPLPNSILESVMGVQKVGAGVPAGVNAEPHSKG; encoded by the coding sequence ATGAGCCAGCATTCCACAACCTATGTTCCCAAGAGCGCCTTCGGTCGGTGGTTCGAAAGCCGTCTGCCGATCGCGGGCCTCGTCCATTCCTCGTTCATCGCCTTCCCGGTGCCGCGGAACCTGACCTATTTCTGGACCTTCGGCGCCATCCTGGCGGTCATGCTCGTCTCGCAGATCGTGACCGGCGTGTTCCTGGCCATGTACTACACGCCGAATGCCGCGATGGCCTTCCAGTCCGTCGAGCACATCATGCGCGACGTGAACTACGGCTGGCTGCTTCGCTACCTGCACGCCAACGGCGCGTCGATGTTCTTCGTCGCCGTCTACATCCACATCTTCCGGAACTTCTATTACGGCTCCTACAAGGCGCCGCGCGAGGTTCTCTACATCCTCGGCGTGATCATCTTCCTTCTGATGATGGCCACCGCCTTCATGGGTTACGTGCTTCCCTGGGGCCAGATGAGCTTCTGGGGCGCCACCGTGATCACGAACCTGTTCTCGGCGATCCCGCTCGTCGGCGACACCATCGTCAGCTACCTCTGGGGCGGCTATTCGGTGGGCAACCCGACGCTCAACCGCTTCTTCTCGCTGCACTACCTGCTGCCCTTCATGATCGTGGGCGTCGTCGCCCTGCACATCTGGGCGCTCCACGTGCCGGGCCAGAACAACCCGACCGGCATTCCGATCAAGTCGGGCAAGGACGCGGTTCCGTTCACGCCCTATGCGACGATCAAGGACATCTTCGCCGTCGTCGTGTTCATGCTGTTCTTCGCCTATTGGGTGTTCTACATGCCGAACTATCTCGGCCATGCGGACAACTACATCCCGGCGAACCCGGCCGTGACGCCCTCGCACATCGTGCCTGAATGGTACTTCCTGCCGTTCTACGCGATCCTGCGCGCCATTCCCGACAAGCTCGGCGGCGTCATCGCCATGGGCGCGGCCATCGTGATCTGGTGCTTCATGCCCTGGCTCGACACCTCGAAGGTGCGCTCCACGGCCTATCGCCCGCTCTACAAGCAGTTCTTCTGGGTCTTCGTGGCCGTCTGCGTCGTGCTCGGCTGGCTCGGCTCCCGCCCGGCCGAGGGCTGGTACGTGATCGCCTCCCAGATCTGCACGGTCTACTACTTCGCCCACTTCCTGATCGTCCTGCCGGTGCTCGGCTTCGTCGAGCGTCCGCTGCCGCTGCCGAATTCGATCCTCGAATCCGTGATGGGCGTGCAGAAGGTTGGGGCTGGTGTGCCGGCTGGCGTCAATGCCGAGCCGCATTCCAAGGGCTGA
- a CDS encoding cytochrome c1: MMKRTLLIAAAILGLAAPAFAAGETPVPPQLKWSFQGPFGKFDRAQLQRGFKVYREVCASCHGLSYVAFRNLHQPGGPEFSEAQVRALAAEYKIQDGPNDAGDMFERAGRPADHFPSPFPNENAAAAANGGKAPPDLSLMAKARTYERGFPWFITDVFRQYSENGADYITALLHGYEEPPQGFTVPTGGHYNHYYPGHVIAMPKPLSDGQVEYPKNEAGQPQVPETVEQYAKDVTGFLMWAAEPHLEARKRLGFQVMLFLFVLAGLLYFTKKKVWARVGGEVDGHATPPMTHNP; this comes from the coding sequence ATGATGAAGCGTACTCTTCTCATCGCAGCCGCAATCCTCGGCTTGGCCGCTCCGGCCTTCGCTGCCGGCGAGACCCCGGTCCCGCCGCAGCTCAAGTGGAGCTTCCAGGGGCCGTTCGGCAAATTCGACCGGGCCCAGCTCCAGCGCGGCTTCAAGGTCTACCGGGAGGTCTGCGCCTCCTGCCACGGCCTGAGCTACGTCGCCTTCCGCAATCTGCACCAGCCCGGCGGCCCGGAATTCTCCGAGGCCCAGGTCCGCGCCCTGGCGGCGGAGTACAAGATCCAGGACGGCCCGAACGACGCCGGCGACATGTTCGAGCGTGCCGGCCGCCCGGCCGATCACTTCCCGTCGCCGTTCCCGAACGAGAACGCGGCTGCGGCGGCGAACGGCGGAAAGGCCCCGCCGGATCTCTCGCTGATGGCCAAGGCCCGCACCTACGAGCGCGGCTTCCCGTGGTTCATCACCGACGTGTTCCGTCAATACTCGGAAAACGGCGCGGATTACATCACCGCGCTCCTCCACGGCTACGAGGAGCCCCCGCAGGGCTTCACGGTGCCCACCGGCGGCCACTACAACCACTATTATCCAGGCCACGTGATCGCGATGCCGAAGCCGCTCAGCGACGGCCAGGTCGAGTATCCGAAGAACGAGGCCGGTCAGCCTCAGGTGCCCGAGACGGTCGAGCAGTATGCCAAGGACGTGACGGGCTTCCTCATGTGGGCGGCGGAGCCGCATCTCGAGGCCCGCAAGCGCCTGGGCTTCCAGGTCATGCTGTTCCTGTTCGTGCTCGCGGGCCTGCTCTACTTCACCA